TTAATTATTCTATACGTCCCTCAACTGGCATAATTTAAATCAGTTGTGTGGATAGCTTCGGTAACCAAGTAGCGGGTATAATAAGTGTAGAATGCATCAACATAGTACAATTCTACCTATATACTAATTCGATCAATTTGGTATGCAACCTGGAGGCTAGGGAACCCAACAACAGTTATGAGAAAATGGAATAATTAAAGTTCAAAACTGAGTAAATTAAGAATCCAGGGGAAATGTACCCATAAAAGGAAAAATACAAAGGCAACTACTAATGTCAGAGCTATGGAAGAGTCACCTGAGCGGCTTAAACTAAATTTCTTTACTACTAAACTCTTTCCTCAAAGATGTCCAGCATAATCCTCATACTATTATGTGTCGGTTCAGATACAAAACTAAAAGTAAATTACAACTTCACCAGCAGATTTCCCTTTAATAGGTGAAATTTTCCCTGAGAATAACAAAGAGGGCGCTGCTTTGAAGTGACCATTTGGGAGTATAATTGTAGGCTAGGGACAATCTATAAATCAGCGTTTCTTCTTGCCTCCCTTTGCAGCACTGGATGGGGATGCAAGCAAGTAGATGAACAATACCACAATAGAGATCACAGATACTAATGACCCGTATTTTGCCAACAACCTCTGCAAAAAATGGAAAAATATATTGTAAGCAAGCAGTGGCGGACGCAGGAAGTTATTTTAGGGGGGGTccgaaaaaaaatattttttatcgagTCGAATTCATATATAACGAGTACAATTTTCACTTgaatttggaaaattttgaaaaaatgtGATTGAAAGTTTAATCGTTTGAAGATACTTTAGGAAGAATTTTGTCATTTGCATACACCATGTAGTTGCACTACCATGTTTAAACACAATAGAAAGAAAAAGAGCAACGAGAACACAAAGCAGGCAAAAACAGGAAAGAAAAGAATAAAATGCAAAAAAATTGACCCAAGAGAGGATCGAACACTGGTCTCCAGCAAGAAATTAGTACTAGTAAACCACCTAAGGTACAGAGTTAATAGATCAGAAATAGATGCTAGTTCAAATATACTGAAAATTCAGAGGGGGGCGGGGCAGGGACCCCTCCGGACCCCCCTATATCCGCCTCTGTAAGCAAGGATAAAGAGGTTCTGCATGTACTCTACAacgtttattttataaataaatatataccTGGTGAAAAGCTAGGCCTAAGATTATTAAAATGCACCAACTGTTTCCTACACAAGCGGAAGCATCAGTAAGCTCAGATCAATTTCCACAGAACACCTCCCCCCCCCCCCTTAAATAAACGTTTTCCATGTCATTACACGAACGCACTAAATGTCACAAAACCACAATATGAGGAAAAATAAATGATATCCCCTTCGGTGTCTCTCACATTGAATATTCATATTTACTCTCCTAACAACATCTCCAACAATTGTTCCAAACGCACCAGGAACCTTTAAATGTCCAAATGAATCCAACATACAACCCCAAGTCACCAACAACAAAAAAACCATCATCCCTCCAATGCATTAAAAAAAGAAAGCTATAGTAATACATAATTTTTGTACGAGTCATTACACATAGTTAAATGTGACAAAACCCACAAAGATGAGGGAAATATATGATAGCCAGTTGGTAACTATCACACCAAACATAACATACATTGTGCAAAGATAACAATTGATGCACATGCAGTATAACATTATCAATATATACAAACTACAGGACAAGATCAACTAACAGCAGCTACAAAGTTAAGATAATACCTTGGCCTGGAATGTATGGGCAGCACCAAACAGGAGCACATGCAGAGAAACAATACTTAGTCAATCCAAATTAATGTCTTAGATTATGCCAAATAAAAAGAACGTAAGAAACATACCAGGTCAAACTTCTTCTCAACAGGCTTATCAGCTAGGAGGTCTAGAGGTAGAAGTGGAGTTGAAAATGCCTCCTATATACACAAAAACTTTAGTGCTAGATCATATATTATGTACGTGTATTTACGATATCTGCGTCAAAAAATAAACCTGTAGAGCAGCTTTTGTCGGGACGCGGAATCTGATAATTGCTGGTGTAGCATAAAACACTGTCTGAAGTTTGGACTCTAATTCAAAAGTGTGTGATAGAAGAGCACCACTGGCAAGGAAACAAGTTGGCACGGTAAATAGATGTGTTTCAAAAATATATATCAGAAGTCTGCATCCGTATATTGCTGGAAGTCAGCAAGGGAATATCATTACTTACGCATCAAGCCTTTCCCATGATGTTGAAGTATTACCACTGACTATATTAAAATACTCGTTGGACCAGCTATCATCATTTAAACTAACATCATAAGCAGTCCTGAAAAGAATAATTAAAAGTATTTGAGTAATTTTTATCTCAAAGGTTATTAGGAGACACAAAAAAAACATCATTTCAACATTGCCAAAACAATAAGTGACTTCATTACTCAATTCAAACAATAGAATTAGAAATATTAGGCAATCACTGGCTTCTATATTAGTATTTACTAATGGTTGTGGTAAGTATTAATATCACAAAACAGCATAGCTTCTTTTAAAGGCAGTGAAGGTTCTAAGCTTCTAGCATCGAGATTATAATACTCATGCAGCGATGCTGctgttgaaaaaaaaaagaaagtaATTTATGGGATCATTAATGGCCTTCATGTGCCTATCTGAATTAACTTGATGGTGGGAAAAATAAGTGATTTCAAAATTCCTATGAGATCCAACTTCATACATGAATCATCGAAACCAATCCATAACAACTTAACACTTGTATTAAAAATCCTCTCTTTTGCAAGAAATGCAACTTAATACTTGAAGAAGACCACACAACATTAAATCAAAAAACAACACATTATCTTCAATTAATCAAAGCATAGATGAAAGTGAATCAACCGACATCACCAAAGTGCTCTTGCTCTAGCCAAATCAGCTTCGTGCCCTCTAAATAAAATCAAAGGTGCAAGCCTTGTCAAAGGCATAATTGGCGTGACTGTTGCTCAATCTGGGGAAAAAACTCAAACAACGCATAATATTATTAACAATACACCCTCCCTTCCATATTATACAACTACATTTGTTTCTGAATCAAATTCGTTTCAATTTACCAAACTATAACTACCAATCTTTGTTCATCATTATCCAATACATAATTAACAACACACCCTCCGTCCCCCTTTCTATATAACAATAAGACTTTGATTCACAATCAACTTAATCTCGACCCCACAAAAACTCCAACCATTATCGAAACAACCAACAACTAAATCTCCGAAACAACTAACAAGCACCACAATTACACTCCAACAAAGACACCAAATACCCAAACACAACTAAACACATCAGATCTAATCAATTACAACTATACACAAACATACATAATGAATTAACAGATATAGAGAACAAGAATGAACATACGCAGATCCCTGATTATACACATCAATAGACACAGAAACACGTTCAGCTCCAGATTTGAGGCGATTAAGAGAAGCTTTCTTGTGCGCAACAATGAAAGGACCATCAGCGCAGCTCACCAAGCTCGTCAACAACAAAACAACACTTAATATTATAAAGCACTTGTTTATCATCAGATTCGCCATTGTAGAGAATTTAATTAGCTGAAACAGATACAGAAATGAATTAAATATGTGTGGAAATAATAGAGTAGAAAGTGAAATTTTTAGGGTTTGTTTTACGTACCTTGATGTATGGATTGATTATGATCTGTGAAGAGTGTTGAAACAGAAGATGCTTGCAAGTACATACGATACAACTATGGGGAGTAGTTTGGTTCGGTCGTTGACGGGACAATACAGTGTACACTCGTGTTTGCGCCAATTAAAGTTTGCCACTTCAGCTTTACGAAAAATTAACGAGTTGTATTGTTTTTTGCGACCCAAATATCCGAGAGATTGAACATTGTTTCCTATCATATGTTcgtttaaaaaaaaaaaatattatgacatctttaaaaataatttacaaaaatataatttttattttatattttcaaaaatacgaTATATCACCCTTACGACTTCAAATACAATCCTATTCAAAAATTtcaaatacatatatatatatatatatatatatattatttataaaattcaaaaaatgTACACTTTATACGTTTAagtatattaatattattattattagattaTATGATTGAAAATGTACAAGTATAATTAACGAGTCTAAgtacttaaaaacaaattattttatttaaacaaAATATTATTTGCTAAAATTTTACATCactttaaattttaatataatcCATATATAAAGAGCCCGGAAGAAAAAAAAACTCCACTACAACCTTCACGAGAATTAATGATAATTTTTTAATCATTTATTGACAAAGGTACAACATATATAGATTATGATTAATATAAGATTTGTTTTAAGGTAAATAATTCATTAATTATAAGTCGTTCGACATTTACAATAATAAACATTTAACGAACACATTACAAAGATCAAATCAAGATTTTTTCACTAAAACTATTGTTGTCGAACAAATTTTTTATTATGGTGCATTTCTCGGTGGTATTACGGAAATTTACAGCTTTCTTGTAAAGACAATCTACCCATTTTGTATAGTCACGAGTGAGTTGTAAACCTGATTTCTCTGAACATGCCTCAAAAATTGATCATGACATTGATATCATAAAACTCTTCTTAATGCACCATTATTATGAACATCTTGCAAATCTACAATCTCGAACATTAAAATATGAACAAACTCTCACAGCGACAGACAAAAATATAATCAAACTCTCACGAAAAGAGACTAACAAACCCACAAAAATGGTAGGAAAAAAACCCAATTACTGGGTAGAAATACTCTCAAATGAAGAGAGATTTATTAAACATAATAAAAATCAACATAAAATTATAATATCACCGACCAAAAAGGATCATCatagcctttaaatcaaatacGGAATTTAGGGTTTGTTGGAGAGAAAATGAGATGGGCAGCTGGTTTGTTCTACGATTACCATATACTTACGTAATTTTATAGGATTACTTCAAAAAGGTACAATTATATAAATGACACAGAAAACATCATCATAACATATTATTTTCAGTAAAATTGCTTTACAAATATTAGAATCACAATGTTTAACAATAATTAAACTTAATATATCGAATTTAACGCCAATctcatttaaatttaaaaatcaagTGTAACATCGAATAAGTGTAGAATCGtttatatatttttgtaataAGTAACTTGTATGAAATCATGTTTAATTTAATTCTGATATTTTGTtagattttttatatattttttttaatggTGTGATCATTAGAATCTAAATACAATTTTATACTCCTGTTATGtattaaaaactaagatatataattgttgtatttattactaaggaacgtgagcttcgagactcgatttgactgctcttgtgtctcgtgactcgatctgccttaacaagatgtctacgtaccttgctgattgccaaggatcaagtcaaaaacgtagttctgatttgtggggtgagaccccttatatagatgctggtggtccttgaattggacttgatataggagacttggtagccaagtctcagaattagaatggactttcgagtcctaaatagtagtaaactgattccttatccttctaggtcccttagatgctaatctgtaaggatttttgtccttattgggactcttctcaatagctgattttttccttattaattaattacgaaattaattaatattcaggatttttgggccttctttgttcaatcaggcctgatttggtccatcaggcctgatttggtccatcaggcctgatcaatgtgttaaccttattggtctgaatatcatacatcttcttattgggcctagtagcccaaatcgtgtataattaatgtaatatttaattacacaatcaagatttatttatccttatcatttgccccccaacttttgggaaaccgtataagatttcacaaaagttaagttcattcattcccttacagggtatcgttttgcgtaaaaTGTGGAGcaacctacacgtttacaacgatttgccttgtacgcgACTTCAGAGTCGTTTAAAAacttcctttttattttcttaccttttccctatttttaggaattttctggtatttttcaggaattttccctttatttccgagatttttccacattttctgcaatttttcacaaatatttttaaattttcagccctttttcgaccaggatcctgatctaaatttcgacctggatcctagtcgaattttgggccagccttTCAATTCTGGTTGAatgatttcgactaggatccacgacctggatttcgaccaggatcctagtcgaaccttcgacctggatttttgTCGAAATCTATGTCTTTCTTTGCTTCTTGGTCGtgaggtttcgactaggattcacgacctggatttcgaccaggatcctagtcgaaccctcgacctggattttggtcgaaatttcTATACGTATTTgtttcctggtcgtaaggtttcgactaggattcacgacctggatttcgaccaggatcctagtcgaacccacgacctggattttggtcaaaATTTATGTACTTATTTtcgaaaaatattgtgcttgattctggaattcgacctcaatcctggtcttatttacctggatttcgacctcaaTCATGGTCTTTTTTccccgtaattttcgggtgtctgttcgaaagaattcgaatagaattcacgacctggatttcgacctcaatcctggtcttttttacccatTATTTTTGGGCacctgttcgaaagaattcgaatagaattcacgatctggaattcgacctcaatcaTGATTTGTAGTGGGCTTCTTCCTAATtcaatttggattgggccttgtttgggccttctttctttagggctttgatttgggccttgACTTGGGCATGTATTCTtctaaatcctaattggatttgggcctttatttttccaaatcctaattggatttgggccttctatttttccaaatcctaattggatttgggccttctatttttccaaatcctaattggatttgggcctcttCCATATTAATCTGGATTTTAATATGTTAAAACACCTtttttagaattctctagaattctcgggaatttttatttatttcctttGGAATTTCTTGGAGTATTCTGGAACGTTCCATTTTTGGGCTTTCTTTTCTTTGGGCTTTTtatcccttcaacttcactttttctcATATATAgaggagtgagtagagtctattgctcctcactttctcatttctaactTCTCCTTCTCTTTTCTTCTGTTAAGGATCTCAGAGAAATAACTGCAGGTCGGAGTTCTTCGAGCCCCAAAGCAAGCCAGCCTATTTTAgcagcattacttcaggtaaacACTTTTCCCTTTTTCCTTCTAGTGCTTGTTTTTGCATAGCTTGCGTTTAAAATTGTCTTCTTATGTGCcctttttcagatggctgataagaaaatggCTCGTTtagccaagatgaacgtggccagAAAGTCTAATGAattccccattcgatcaaggtacactttcttgattgatatgatcaacacccgaggggatgagtacccgtctgatACGCATTTAGACGCGCATTtagacgcgcacgaccatatcagTGTCTTGCGGGATCCGaaggagctggacaagttgagtgcttgtttcaaaatcaaggaacctttcaagctagttcttgcgggtccggccgacagggcctgtcaatggaggaaggacgcactatgcgtctacagggatactctatgggcaggtattagactccccttTCACTCATTTATCTCtgttttgctagctgatgtgggcatcgGCCCTTGCTAACTCCCTCCcaactcttggaggttgattctgtgctacttgtcgcaatgcgccaagcacaacatCCCTACTTCGGTTGCCATTTTTAGAAggatttttcagttcaagaacagtcccgacaagaatccggggtgggtttctttgaactAGCGCCCTACTGTCCCCCACATActgaatgggaagtccatccctgacaataatttgagatggaagaaagattttctgtacgttctttgggagggcggcgattggggcaccctctttCGTTCATCTTTTGGGCAGGCTGTGGATGGGAGCCCGAAAGACAtagttttgtctgaggaggagaccagggctttcaacctccttactcaagataatgggacttcccactcCTGGGATCTCATCAGGGAGACTATTCTTGTAGAACGAggcctttctcccgttcctagaaagagtatgtttccttccttctctagttgtctttgtttcttccatcttttactttgctaacttctcaactcacttatcttatttgttgcagtggctgagaagattgaggaggctacaaggcctaaagacctggagacaaccaggatgaaatgtgctgggaaggtcttcaaagacccgcgcctcggggatcatttcccggagttcctactctaGGCGAAGgaaccaggcgaggaaggccccagccaacctTTACGTACTAAACAAAAACCAGGGGCTTTCTTCCAACccgcttggggaatccggggcaaggattcgattgttggcaacacaacgcttgccaaggaatggtctatgcattccatttccccggttgactatcatgactttgtccttcaacaggacttggaggctaatgagcttttcggagctcaggctttggcgatgATACGTCTTTTTCTTTTAGCATTCATAGCTTTTTGCCGTAATTTTTCTCATTTCTCACTTTTGCTTTGTATCTTGTAGGCGAAtgtccattttcaaggggcgattcaccaagccaaggcttggaaagtttGCCTAGAGGATGCAAACAAAAAGCTGGAGGAGTCCAACCAGAGGATAGAGGctcttgaagcccaacttgcctcatcAACTTCTGACCTTGAAACGGCCCAGGCTGagaatgttatcctcaaggctcaaaaaGACAAAGTTTTTGACGACTGGATGGATACTCGGGAATTTAAGGATTTAATGGTGAGGCATGACGCCCTCCTACATccagttagctataaggaaggctgagacgctgctgtggaggctatccaggaaGAATTTCCTGAGGTTCTTGAACAATCTCCTTTCCCCTGCCCTATAAAAGTCCCAGCACTTGGGGGCGTTGTAGATAAGCTTGTCGATCTGATTAAGGACGGCCCAACGGGGAGTCAAGGCCAGGCCAAAAAAGGAAGGAGTttgaatccagctctgaagaggaggaatcttcttctgaggaagaacctgagcccgttataaaaaaggccagggtagaagagtCTCCAAAACCAGCATCCCCTAAACCAGCGTCTCCTGCAGCATCCAAAGTGTTCGAGGATAGTTCCGAGGGAACTTCTGCGGAGACTTTCAAAGAGACTTCCGAGGGACCGACTGaagagacgtccgaggagacttcagatagtggttccgaagaatctgagccttccaaggcctaagttttatgtatttcttatttcttagacaatattgaactttgtaattgacttttattattttcagttatATTTGCCCAAGTATCATCGTatttataacttggttttatccttcacaatgcatcaatctaataggctaagattaagttgaacgctttttattataacttggtattcttgataccttacatgaaatgggttcaaccttgataaattctaaacatatcttctatataaaaaatcctaagcaatcaaagcttcaaggagcttttaaacctacttgtcactctgacaagtgagaatcatactttaactgttctacacatagtaaaccttcaggttttgggcatgccaagttctcgggacttcaaaatcatccatagtctccagcttgtaggttcctctaccctgaatgcccttgactttgtatggcccttcccaatttggggcaagtttccctttctgccctataccagaagcttccactttcctcaagactaagtcaccttgtttgaagaacctttctttaacccttaggttgtagtagaatgaagcttttttctgatattccaccatctttgcatgtgcctcatctcgtacttcatcaattagatccagggctaacctttgcccttcttcattttcctcagcattgaaagcttaaatcctgggggaggaatgtgatatctaTACGGGAACAACTACTTttgcaccatatgctaacatgaagggagttgctccagtcgtgattctacaggtagtcctataggcccatagtattgggagtatttcatccacccagttattccttgacttctcgatcctcttctttagtccatccaggattattcgattcgccacttccgcttgcccattagattgcgggtgagccacagaggtgaatcgcaactcaatttcattatcctcacaatacttcttgaattcctcattgttgaattgtgttccgttgtcagtaactaggatgcggggaattccataacggcacatgatattttcccacaggaattgtgcaacttgattagttgtgattttggccaaaggcttggcttcaatccacttagtaaaataatcaatggctacaatcaggaacttcctttgtgtcgtggccat
This sequence is a window from Apium graveolens cultivar Ventura chromosome 9, ASM990537v1, whole genome shotgun sequence. Protein-coding genes within it:
- the LOC141683906 gene encoding uncharacterized protein LOC141683906, producing the protein MANLMINKCFIILSVVLLLTSLVSCADGPFIVAHKKASLNRLKSGAERVSVSIDVYNQGSATAYDVSLNDDSWSNEYFNIVSGNTSTSWERLDAGALLSHTFELESKLQTVFYATPAIIRFRVPTKAALQEAFSTPLLPLDLLADKPVEKKFDLVCFLRSFYLA